One region of Mesobacillus boroniphilus genomic DNA includes:
- a CDS encoding phosphatidate cytidylyltransferase, whose translation MKQRIITAVVAAAVFLPIVIFGGWPFIAMVYLIASVALYEALKMKQLKLFSVPGILSLLLLWVFLIPEQYSDFLNEFYYTKLELFFLGVLLFLTYTVITKNRFTFEDVAFSIMSTLYVGLGFYFFIETREASLIYVFYSLFIIWATDSGAYFIGRAIGKHKLWPEISPNKTTEGFFGGVISALVVAALFSVFGDMKVPAVLLLMATAFLSVFGQIGDLVESALKRHFNVKDSGNILPGHGGMLDRFDSLLFVWPLIHLFHLL comes from the coding sequence ATGAAGCAAAGAATCATTACAGCAGTCGTAGCAGCAGCTGTTTTTCTTCCAATCGTTATTTTTGGAGGCTGGCCATTTATTGCAATGGTTTACCTAATAGCTTCCGTTGCTTTATATGAAGCACTCAAGATGAAGCAATTGAAGCTTTTCTCCGTTCCGGGGATTCTTTCGTTGTTATTATTGTGGGTTTTCTTGATTCCCGAACAATATAGTGACTTTCTAAATGAGTTTTATTATACAAAACTTGAGCTTTTCTTTCTTGGAGTGCTTTTATTTCTGACTTATACCGTCATAACTAAAAATCGCTTCACTTTTGAGGACGTTGCTTTTTCAATCATGTCCACACTTTATGTTGGACTTGGTTTTTATTTCTTCATTGAAACTAGAGAAGCAAGCCTGATTTATGTTTTTTATTCACTATTCATTATATGGGCTACCGATTCAGGTGCATATTTTATCGGACGGGCAATTGGAAAACATAAGCTTTGGCCTGAAATCAGTCCGAACAAGACAACAGAGGGCTTTTTTGGCGGTGTTATTTCTGCCCTTGTAGTTGCTGCACTGTTCAGTGTGTTCGGAGATATGAAAGTGCCAGCCGTCTTACTGCTTATGGCGACTGCATTTTTGTCTGTGTTTGGCCAAATAGGAGACCTTGTCGAGTCAGCACTTAAACGACATTTTAATGTTAAGGATTCAGGGAACATACTTCCAGGCCATGGAGGCATGCTTGACCGCTTTGACAGCCTGTTGTTTGTCTGGCCGTTAATCCACCTGTTCCATTTGTTATAA
- the dxr gene encoding 1-deoxy-D-xylulose-5-phosphate reductoisomerase — protein sequence MKRISLLGATGSIGIQTLDVIREHPEEFKLVSMSAGKNVELTRKIITEFLPELVSVQEKDDAERLKSDFPQVKILYGQEGLEEAAVFHKADILVNAVLGSVGLGPTLGAIRSGKTIAIANKETLVTAGHIVMEEAKRHNVAILPVDSEHSAIFQALQGEREKNIERLILTASGGSFRDRTREELQGVTKADALNHPNWSMGAKITVDSATMMNKGLEVIEAHWLFSLPYDDISVILHRESIIHSMVEFHDTSIMAQLGTPDMKVPIQYALTYPDRLPLVSGKRLNLAEVGRLHFTEMDFARFRCLKFAYDAGRAGGTLPAVMNAANEAAVAAFLDDRITFLQIEDLIEKSMENHSIIEKPDLETIQEVDKETRRYVKSLL from the coding sequence GTGAAAAGAATCAGCTTGTTAGGAGCTACAGGATCGATTGGAATCCAAACGCTTGATGTTATCAGGGAGCATCCTGAAGAATTCAAGCTTGTATCGATGTCTGCTGGTAAAAACGTGGAACTTACCAGGAAGATCATAACTGAATTTCTGCCTGAACTGGTATCTGTCCAGGAGAAAGACGATGCTGAAAGGTTAAAGTCAGATTTTCCACAGGTAAAGATCTTATATGGCCAAGAAGGCCTCGAGGAAGCCGCAGTTTTTCATAAGGCGGATATCCTTGTAAATGCAGTACTCGGAAGTGTTGGTCTCGGTCCGACATTGGGAGCGATTAGATCCGGTAAGACGATTGCGATTGCGAATAAGGAAACGCTTGTAACTGCAGGCCATATCGTTATGGAAGAGGCAAAGCGTCATAACGTGGCCATCCTTCCTGTTGACAGTGAGCATTCTGCGATCTTTCAGGCCTTGCAAGGTGAGAGGGAAAAAAATATTGAGAGGCTGATCCTCACGGCATCAGGAGGAAGCTTCAGAGATAGAACGAGGGAAGAACTGCAGGGTGTTACCAAAGCAGATGCATTGAACCACCCAAACTGGTCGATGGGGGCTAAAATTACGGTTGATTCTGCAACAATGATGAATAAAGGACTAGAAGTCATTGAAGCACATTGGTTGTTCTCTCTCCCATATGACGATATTTCTGTCATTCTCCATCGCGAAAGCATCATTCATTCGATGGTAGAATTTCATGACACAAGTATCATGGCCCAGCTGGGAACACCAGATATGAAAGTGCCAATTCAATACGCTCTTACATACCCAGACAGACTCCCGTTAGTATCAGGTAAAAGACTGAACCTGGCAGAAGTTGGACGGCTTCATTTTACAGAAATGGATTTCGCCCGGTTTCGCTGCCTGAAGTTTGCTTATGATGCTGGCCGGGCAGGAGGCACTTTGCCGGCGGTCATGAATGCTGCAAATGAAGCAGCAGTAGCCGCCTTTTTGGACGACAGAATCACTTTCCTCCAAATTGAAGACTTGATAGAGAAATCAATGGAAAACCATAGCATCATAGAAAAACCTGACCTTGAAACGATTCAAGAGGTTGACAAAGAGACAAGAAGATATGTAAAGTCACTACTATAA
- the rseP gene encoding RIP metalloprotease RseP, with amino-acid sequence MNTVIAFIVIFGALVFFHELGHLIFAKRAGILCREFAIGFGPKVFSFKKNETTYTIRLLPIGGFVRMAGEDPEMIEIKPGHRVGLLFNKSEEVQKIILNNKEKYPNARIVEVERADIEHELFVKGYEEGEDDSQLTSFPISKTAVLVENGVETQIAPFDRQFGSKTLGQRTMAIFAGPMMNFILAMVIFIILAIFQGIPSNEPVLGKLTPDGSALKAGLQEGDVVNSIEGSEVSSWQDVVEIIRKNPGNELDFSIVREGQNMELPVTPEVKDVEGEKIGLIGVYSPVEKSPLKSISYGVKETYFWTKEIFSMLGKLLTGQFSIDALSGPVGIYVSTDTVAKSGIFYLMKWAAILSINLGIMNLLPFPALDGGRLTFFAVEALRGKPIDKQKEGMVHFIGFALLMLLMLVVTWNDIQRFFL; translated from the coding sequence TTGAATACAGTTATTGCCTTTATCGTCATTTTTGGCGCCCTGGTATTCTTTCATGAACTTGGGCACTTGATTTTCGCCAAACGTGCAGGTATCCTCTGCCGTGAATTTGCAATTGGATTCGGTCCAAAGGTCTTTTCTTTTAAGAAAAATGAAACGACTTATACCATCCGCCTCCTGCCAATTGGAGGGTTTGTCAGAATGGCTGGCGAAGATCCTGAAATGATTGAGATCAAGCCAGGGCATAGAGTGGGTTTGCTTTTTAATAAGAGTGAAGAAGTTCAAAAAATCATTCTTAATAATAAGGAAAAGTATCCTAACGCACGAATAGTTGAAGTGGAAAGAGCTGATATTGAACACGAGCTTTTTGTTAAAGGTTATGAAGAAGGGGAGGATGACAGCCAACTGACATCCTTCCCAATAAGTAAGACAGCAGTTCTTGTCGAGAACGGGGTGGAAACGCAGATTGCTCCATTTGACAGGCAATTCGGTTCCAAAACGCTTGGCCAAAGAACAATGGCAATCTTCGCTGGACCTATGATGAATTTTATCCTGGCGATGGTTATTTTCATCATCCTTGCCATTTTCCAGGGTATCCCTTCAAATGAACCAGTATTAGGGAAGCTGACTCCAGACGGAAGTGCCCTTAAGGCAGGTTTGCAAGAAGGTGACGTTGTTAATAGCATTGAGGGATCAGAAGTCTCAAGCTGGCAGGATGTTGTTGAAATCATCCGCAAGAATCCGGGTAATGAGCTTGATTTCTCAATTGTCCGTGAAGGTCAGAATATGGAGCTGCCAGTTACACCTGAAGTAAAGGACGTTGAAGGGGAAAAAATCGGATTGATTGGCGTTTACAGCCCTGTAGAAAAATCGCCATTAAAATCGATTTCCTACGGTGTGAAGGAAACGTATTTCTGGACGAAAGAAATATTTTCTATGCTTGGAAAATTGCTGACCGGCCAATTTTCGATAGATGCATTATCAGGGCCAGTGGGCATTTATGTCTCCACTGATACGGTTGCAAAATCCGGTATCTTCTATCTAATGAAATGGGCCGCGATCCTAAGCATCAACCTGGGAATTATGAACCTCCTGCCATTCCCGGCACTTGATGGAGGCAGGTTGACCTTCTTTGCGGTTGAAGCGCTTAGAGGAAAACCAATCGACAAGCAAAAAGAAGGAATGGTCCACTTTATTGGTTTCGCATTATTAATGCTGCTGATGCTGGTGGTCACATGGAATGATATTCAGAGGTTTTTCCTGTAA
- a CDS encoding proline--tRNA ligase translates to MKQSMSLIPTLREVPSDAEVKSHQLLLRAGFIRQNASGVYTYMPLGRKVLQKVEAIIREEMNNAGAAELFMPALQQAELWQESGRWYSYGPELMRLKDRHDREFALGATHEEVITSIVRDEVKSYKRLPLTLYQIQTKFRDEKRPRFGLLRGREFIMKDAYSFHATQESLDEVYARIFQAYSNVFKRCGLNFRAVIADSGAMGGKDTHEFMVLSDIGEDTIAYSDTSEYAANIEMAPVTAVYEKSSEPAKELEKVHTENKKTIDEVSTFLNVEAKDCIKSLLFKVDDRYVLVLVRGDHEVNDIKVKNHFEASVVELADTKTTKEVLGCSVGSLGPVGVDAVEVVADNAIQSIVNGVCGANEEDYHYKNVNPERDFKVTSFTDLRFIKEGDPSPDGEGTIVFAKGIEVGHVFKLGTRYSEAMNAEILDENGRTKPMIMGCYGIGVSRTMAAVAEQFNDENGLVWPTNISPFDVHLIAVNMKDSAQAELAQELYTSLQASGMEVLLDDRQERPGVKFADSDLIGLPVRVTVGKKAGEGIVEVKIRKTGEMQEVQKDDLAETLKNILKEL, encoded by the coding sequence ATGAAGCAAAGTATGTCGCTTATTCCTACTTTAAGAGAAGTACCATCGGATGCAGAAGTCAAAAGCCATCAGCTATTGCTAAGGGCTGGATTCATCCGCCAAAACGCAAGCGGTGTTTATACATACATGCCTTTAGGGCGCAAGGTTCTGCAAAAAGTCGAGGCAATCATCAGAGAAGAGATGAACAATGCTGGTGCTGCTGAGTTATTCATGCCAGCTCTCCAGCAAGCAGAACTATGGCAGGAATCAGGCCGCTGGTATTCATATGGTCCGGAGCTTATGAGACTAAAAGACAGGCACGACCGTGAGTTCGCCCTTGGCGCAACACATGAAGAGGTCATCACAAGCATTGTCCGTGATGAAGTAAAATCTTATAAACGACTTCCACTGACGCTTTATCAAATCCAGACGAAATTCCGTGATGAAAAACGTCCAAGGTTTGGTCTCCTTCGCGGACGTGAATTCATCATGAAGGACGCATATTCCTTCCATGCGACACAAGAGAGCCTTGATGAGGTTTATGCACGTATTTTCCAGGCTTACTCCAATGTATTTAAGCGATGTGGCCTGAACTTCCGTGCTGTTATCGCCGATTCGGGTGCAATGGGAGGAAAGGATACCCATGAATTCATGGTCCTTTCTGATATTGGCGAAGATACAATTGCATATTCCGATACGTCTGAATATGCAGCCAATATCGAAATGGCACCAGTTACTGCTGTTTATGAGAAGAGCAGTGAACCTGCAAAGGAACTCGAAAAAGTGCACACTGAGAACAAGAAGACAATCGATGAAGTTTCTACCTTCCTTAATGTAGAGGCTAAAGATTGCATCAAATCTTTGCTTTTCAAAGTGGATGATCGCTATGTTCTTGTTTTAGTTCGTGGTGACCATGAAGTGAATGATATTAAAGTGAAAAATCACTTTGAGGCTTCAGTTGTTGAACTGGCCGATACAAAGACAACGAAAGAGGTTCTTGGCTGCTCAGTTGGTTCTCTTGGGCCGGTCGGAGTAGATGCCGTTGAGGTTGTTGCAGACAATGCCATTCAGTCGATAGTCAATGGAGTCTGCGGAGCGAATGAAGAAGATTACCATTATAAGAATGTAAATCCTGAACGTGATTTTAAAGTAACTTCATTTACAGACCTGCGCTTCATCAAAGAAGGAGATCCTTCTCCAGATGGCGAGGGAACAATTGTCTTCGCAAAAGGGATTGAAGTCGGACATGTGTTCAAGCTTGGCACCAGATACAGCGAGGCAATGAATGCTGAGATCCTTGATGAGAATGGAAGAACAAAGCCAATGATCATGGGGTGCTACGGAATTGGCGTTTCACGTACAATGGCCGCTGTTGCAGAGCAATTCAATGATGAAAACGGCCTTGTATGGCCGACCAACATTTCACCATTTGATGTCCATCTCATTGCAGTGAACATGAAAGACAGCGCACAGGCAGAATTGGCCCAGGAGCTATACACAAGCCTGCAGGCATCAGGAATGGAAGTACTCCTTGATGATCGCCAGGAAAGACCTGGAGTGAAATTTGCAGATTCAGACCTGATTGGTTTGCCTGTAAGAGTTACAGTCGGCAAGAAAGCCGGAGAAGGAATCGTCGAGGTCAAAATCCGTAAAACTGGCGAAATGCAGGAAGTACAAAAAGATGATTTGGCGGAAACTTTGAAAAATATCTTGAAAGAACTATAA
- a CDS encoding PolC-type DNA polymerase III: MGDLSSGKKERFQLLLQQLQLTEDAIVTHFQNAEIDRVVIEKQARKWHFFFQFERIIPCQVYNTFVGKLDQTFSHIAKISYSVKVREQAISDQEILDYWKSCIKEIDGIAPPLLKLLNEQVPQIQGTKITLTARNEAEGLAIKRKYGGIIAEIYQSLGFPLLTVDTVVSQESSSDEYEKFMKAKEKEDQERGLMAMIEMQKKEAEKAQGDGPPQDGPVNIGLTIKDDADFRKLEDIVDEERRVAVEGYVFFAETKELRSGRTLLTFKITDYTSSIMVKMFSRDKEDAAIYQRVSKGMWLKVRGSIQNDTFVRDLVMIGNDVNEIKPKGRIDSAPEGEKRVELHLHTPMSQMDAVTPVSALVAQAAKWGHKAVAITDHAVVQSYPEAFGAGKKNDIKILYGVEINLVDDGVPIAYNDAHRLLADDTYVVFDVETTGLSAVYDTIIELAAVKIRGGEIIDRFESFANPHHRLSATTINLTGITDDMVRNAPEVSEVLQKFHEWTGDCVLVAHNASFDMGFLNVGYKKMGIGKATNPVIDTLELGRFLYPDMKNHRLNTLAKKFDIELTQHHRAIYDAEATGYLMVKMLKDASEKGLEYHDQLNDNMGQGKAFQRARPYHATLLAKNEVGMKNIFKLVSISHIDYFYRVPRIPRSLLNKHREGILIGSGCDKGEVFEGMMQKGPEEVEEAAQFYDYLEVHPKAVYAHLLELELVRDQKALEDIINNIVKLGEKLDLPVVATGNVHYLNENDKIYRKILVNSQGGANPLNRHELPDVHFRTTNEMLDAFKFLGEAKAKEIVVENTNKVADMIDVIKPIKDDLYTPKIEGADEEMRSMSYGMARSIYGDDLPEIVEARLEKELKSIIDNGFAVIYLISHKLVKKSLDDGYLVGSRGSVGSSFVATMTEITEVNPLPPHYVCPKCKKSEFFNDGSVGSGFDLPDKDCPDCGIKYKKDGHDIPFETFLGFKGDKVPDIDLNFSGEYQPRAHNYTKVLFGEEYVYRAGTIGTVADKTAYGYVKGYQGDNNLQLRGAEIDRLASGCTGVKRTTGQHPGGIIVVPDYMDIFDFSPIQFPADSSTSEWKTTHFDFHSIHDNLLKLDILGHDDPTVIRMLQDLSGIDPKTIPTDDPEVMKIFSGTVPLGVTEAQIMSKTGSLGIPEFGTRFVRQMLEDTKPTTFSELVQISGLSHGTDVWLGNAQELIHNNICNLSEVIGCRDDIMVYLIYQGLEPAFAFKIMESVRKGKGLTDEMEEEMRKNKVPEWYIDSCKKIKYMFPKAHAAAYVLMAVRIAYFKVHHPLMYYAAYFTVRADDFDVDAMVRGSESIRAVIEEINAKGLEASTKEKNLMTVMELALEMCERGFGFAKVDLYKSSASEFIIEGDKLIPPFNAIPGLGTNAAINIVKARGEGEFLSKEDLQQRGKISKTILEYLDNHGCLEGMPDQNQLSLF, translated from the coding sequence ATGGGTGATCTTTCTTCAGGGAAAAAAGAAAGGTTTCAGCTCCTGCTGCAGCAGCTGCAGCTAACAGAAGATGCAATTGTCACTCATTTTCAAAATGCTGAAATTGACAGGGTAGTGATTGAAAAACAAGCAAGGAAATGGCATTTCTTTTTCCAGTTTGAAAGAATCATTCCTTGTCAGGTGTATAACACATTCGTTGGCAAGCTGGATCAGACTTTCTCACATATTGCGAAAATATCATACTCAGTAAAAGTACGTGAACAGGCAATCAGTGATCAGGAAATTCTTGATTATTGGAAGTCGTGCATTAAAGAAATAGATGGCATCGCTCCTCCATTGCTAAAGCTCCTAAATGAACAAGTACCGCAAATCCAGGGAACAAAAATCACTTTAACTGCAAGAAATGAAGCTGAAGGACTTGCAATTAAGCGCAAATATGGGGGCATTATTGCTGAGATTTACCAGAGCTTAGGATTTCCTTTACTGACGGTTGATACGGTCGTAAGTCAGGAAAGTTCTTCAGATGAATATGAAAAATTCATGAAGGCAAAAGAGAAGGAAGACCAGGAACGCGGTCTGATGGCGATGATTGAGATGCAAAAGAAGGAAGCTGAAAAAGCCCAGGGAGATGGACCGCCGCAGGATGGGCCAGTTAATATTGGGCTTACGATCAAGGACGATGCTGACTTCCGCAAACTTGAAGACATAGTTGATGAAGAACGCCGGGTAGCCGTTGAGGGTTATGTATTCTTTGCCGAAACAAAAGAACTTCGCAGCGGCAGGACGCTTTTGACTTTCAAGATTACCGATTACACAAGCTCTATCATGGTGAAAATGTTCTCGCGCGATAAAGAAGACGCAGCTATTTACCAGCGCGTTTCAAAAGGAATGTGGCTAAAGGTAAGAGGAAGCATCCAGAATGACACATTTGTCCGCGATCTTGTCATGATTGGAAATGACGTGAATGAAATCAAACCCAAGGGAAGAATTGATTCAGCGCCTGAAGGCGAAAAAAGAGTCGAGCTTCACCTCCATACACCAATGAGCCAGATGGATGCCGTGACTCCTGTCAGCGCATTGGTTGCCCAGGCAGCAAAGTGGGGTCACAAAGCTGTGGCCATCACAGATCACGCAGTCGTGCAATCCTATCCCGAAGCCTTTGGGGCAGGAAAGAAAAATGATATTAAGATCCTATACGGTGTAGAAATAAACCTTGTTGATGATGGTGTGCCGATTGCCTATAATGACGCGCACAGATTGCTGGCCGATGATACGTATGTCGTATTTGACGTTGAAACAACAGGTCTGTCAGCTGTATACGATACAATCATTGAACTTGCAGCTGTAAAAATCCGCGGCGGTGAGATCATCGACCGGTTCGAGTCATTCGCAAATCCGCATCATCGTTTGTCAGCTACGACAATCAATCTAACCGGGATTACGGATGATATGGTACGCAATGCTCCCGAGGTTAGTGAAGTGCTGCAAAAGTTCCATGAATGGACAGGCGACTGTGTCTTGGTTGCCCATAACGCTTCATTCGATATGGGATTCCTGAATGTCGGTTATAAAAAAATGGGTATTGGAAAAGCAACGAATCCGGTTATCGATACTTTGGAGCTTGGCCGCTTCCTGTATCCAGACATGAAAAACCATAGATTGAATACATTAGCTAAGAAATTCGATATCGAATTAACTCAGCACCACCGAGCTATATATGATGCCGAAGCTACCGGCTATCTAATGGTAAAAATGCTTAAGGATGCATCCGAAAAAGGTCTGGAATACCACGATCAGCTCAATGACAATATGGGCCAGGGTAAAGCATTCCAGAGAGCGCGTCCTTATCATGCTACCTTGCTGGCTAAAAACGAAGTCGGTATGAAAAACATCTTCAAGCTTGTATCTATTTCTCATATTGACTACTTCTACAGGGTGCCGCGGATTCCCCGCTCACTTTTAAATAAACATCGAGAAGGAATCCTGATTGGTTCCGGATGTGACAAAGGTGAAGTTTTTGAGGGCATGATGCAAAAAGGACCTGAAGAGGTCGAAGAAGCAGCACAGTTCTATGACTATCTGGAAGTCCATCCTAAGGCTGTTTATGCACACTTGCTGGAGCTGGAACTAGTGCGGGATCAGAAGGCACTTGAGGATATCATTAACAATATAGTCAAGCTAGGTGAGAAGCTGGACTTGCCTGTAGTTGCTACAGGAAATGTCCACTACTTGAATGAAAATGATAAAATATACCGCAAAATCCTGGTCAACTCCCAGGGCGGAGCCAACCCGCTGAATCGTCATGAGCTTCCAGACGTGCATTTCAGGACAACGAATGAAATGCTCGACGCCTTTAAGTTTTTGGGAGAGGCAAAGGCGAAAGAGATTGTTGTAGAAAATACAAACAAGGTTGCTGATATGATTGATGTCATCAAGCCGATCAAAGATGATCTCTATACGCCTAAAATCGAAGGCGCCGATGAAGAAATGCGCAGCATGAGCTATGGAATGGCCCGCAGTATCTATGGGGATGACCTTCCTGAAATCGTTGAGGCGCGTCTTGAAAAAGAATTGAAAAGTATCATAGATAACGGGTTTGCCGTTATCTATCTGATTTCTCATAAACTTGTTAAAAAGTCACTGGATGATGGCTATCTAGTAGGTTCACGTGGATCGGTAGGATCTTCCTTCGTAGCGACGATGACGGAAATCACCGAGGTCAATCCTCTTCCGCCGCACTATGTATGCCCTAAATGTAAAAAGTCAGAGTTCTTCAATGATGGATCAGTCGGTTCAGGGTTTGACCTTCCCGACAAGGACTGTCCGGATTGCGGAATTAAATATAAAAAAGACGGCCATGATATTCCCTTCGAGACCTTCCTTGGTTTCAAAGGGGACAAGGTTCCCGATATCGATTTGAACTTCTCGGGCGAATATCAGCCACGGGCTCATAACTATACAAAAGTATTGTTCGGTGAGGAATATGTTTACCGCGCGGGAACGATTGGTACTGTCGCAGATAAGACGGCCTATGGGTATGTAAAAGGCTACCAGGGTGACAATAACCTGCAGCTTCGCGGTGCGGAAATTGACCGTCTTGCATCTGGCTGCACCGGCGTAAAAAGGACAACTGGCCAGCACCCCGGTGGAATCATCGTTGTTCCGGATTACATGGATATTTTTGATTTTTCGCCAATCCAGTTTCCGGCAGATAGCAGCACATCCGAATGGAAAACAACACATTTTGATTTCCATTCGATTCACGATAATTTGTTGAAGCTGGATATTCTGGGGCACGATGACCCAACTGTGATCAGGATGCTTCAGGATTTAAGCGGCATCGACCCTAAGACAATTCCAACTGATGATCCTGAAGTCATGAAGATTTTCAGCGGCACAGTACCACTGGGTGTGACCGAAGCACAAATCATGTCGAAGACGGGTTCGCTGGGGATTCCGGAATTCGGTACGCGCTTTGTACGTCAGATGCTTGAGGATACGAAGCCGACGACATTCTCAGAACTTGTACAGATTTCAGGCCTTTCCCATGGTACGGATGTATGGCTGGGAAATGCGCAGGAATTGATCCATAACAATATCTGTAACCTCAGCGAAGTAATCGGCTGCCGTGATGATATCATGGTATACCTGATTTACCAGGGACTTGAGCCGGCATTCGCTTTTAAGATCATGGAATCAGTCCGTAAAGGTAAAGGCCTGACGGATGAAATGGAAGAAGAAATGCGCAAGAATAAGGTGCCGGAATGGTATATCGATTCTTGTAAAAAGATCAAGTACATGTTCCCTAAAGCCCATGCCGCTGCCTACGTTTTAATGGCTGTCAGGATTGCATATTTCAAAGTGCACCATCCGCTCATGTATTATGCAGCATACTTCACGGTCAGGGCAGATGACTTCGATGTAGATGCAATGGTCCGTGGTTCAGAGAGCATCCGGGCGGTGATTGAGGAAATCAACGCTAAGGGGCTTGAGGCTTCGACAAAAGAGAAGAATTTGATGACCGTCATGGAACTCGCACTTGAAATGTGCGAGCGTGGATTTGGATTTGCAAAAGTTGATCTATATAAATCGAGCGCGTCAGAATTCATCATCGAGGGCGATAAACTGATCCCGCCGTTTAATGCGATACCTGGACTCGGAACTAACGCGGCGATTAATATCGTTAAAGCCCGTGGAGAAGGAGAATTCCTGTCTAAGGAAGACCTGCAGCAGCGCGGTAAGATCTCCAAAACTATTCTTGAATACCTAGACAACCATGGCTGCCTTGAGGGTATGCCAGACCAGAACCAGTTATCATTGTTCTAA
- the rimP gene encoding ribosome maturation factor RimP — protein sequence MSKVTEVVEELVTPILNENELELVDIEYVKEGKNWFLRVYIDKDNGIDIEECGIVSERLSEKLDAIDPIPHNYFLEVSSPGAERPLKKEKDYQKAIGKNVFIKTYEPIDGEKAFEGVLTDYNGETVTVDVKIKTRKKTVVIPFDKIASARLAVTFS from the coding sequence ATGAGCAAGGTTACCGAAGTTGTGGAAGAGCTAGTAACTCCCATCTTAAATGAAAACGAACTAGAATTGGTAGACATCGAATATGTCAAAGAAGGAAAGAACTGGTTCCTGCGCGTATACATTGATAAGGACAACGGAATTGATATCGAAGAATGCGGCATCGTCAGTGAGCGCCTTAGCGAAAAGCTCGATGCCATTGATCCAATCCCGCATAACTACTTTTTGGAAGTCTCCTCACCAGGTGCAGAACGTCCGCTAAAAAAGGAGAAAGATTATCAAAAAGCAATTGGCAAGAATGTCTTCATTAAGACCTATGAACCAATCGATGGGGAAAAGGCTTTTGAAGGGGTCTTAACTGATTACAATGGGGAAACTGTCACTGTTGATGTGAAGATTAAAACTCGCAAGAAAACAGTCGTTATCCCATTTGATAAGATTGCCAGCGCGAGACTCGCTGTCACTTTTTCATAA
- the nusA gene encoding transcription termination factor NusA yields the protein MSSELMDALTILEKEKGISRDVLIDAIEAALISAYRRNFNQAQNVRIDLNLGNGSMRVFARKEVVDEVFDPRLEISLEEAQKINPNYVVEDVVELEVTPKDFGRIAAQTAKQVVTQRVREAERGIIYSEFIDREEDIMTGIVQRQDPKFIYVSLGKIEAILPANEQMPNEHYKPHDRIKVFITKVEKTTKGPQIFVSRTHPGLLKRLFEIEVPEIYDGTVEIKSVAREAGDRSKISVHSDNQEVDPVGSCVGPRGTRVQAVVNELKGEKIDIVKWSEDPVVFVANALSPSKVLDVIVNEEEKATTVIVPDYQLSLAIGKRGQNARLAAKLTGWKIDIKAETEARESGIYPRDNEPLLTADDDFEDEDID from the coding sequence ATGAGCAGCGAATTGATGGATGCTCTTACGATTCTTGAAAAAGAAAAAGGAATTTCCAGGGACGTCTTAATTGATGCAATCGAGGCAGCGCTTATTTCAGCGTATCGCCGTAACTTTAACCAGGCGCAAAACGTCCGTATTGATTTAAACCTTGGCAATGGTTCCATGCGCGTTTTTGCGAGGAAGGAAGTAGTCGATGAAGTTTTCGATCCGCGTTTGGAAATCTCTTTAGAAGAGGCACAGAAAATTAATCCGAATTACGTGGTTGAAGATGTCGTTGAACTTGAAGTCACGCCTAAGGATTTCGGAAGGATTGCTGCGCAGACTGCCAAGCAGGTAGTTACTCAGCGTGTCCGTGAAGCAGAAAGAGGAATCATCTATTCTGAGTTCATTGATCGTGAAGAAGATATCATGACAGGTATCGTTCAGCGTCAGGATCCTAAGTTCATCTATGTAAGCCTGGGGAAAATCGAGGCGATCCTGCCAGCAAATGAACAGATGCCGAACGAACATTATAAGCCTCATGACCGCATCAAAGTATTTATCACCAAGGTTGAAAAAACCACTAAAGGTCCACAAATCTTCGTTTCCAGAACCCATCCGGGACTGTTAAAGAGACTTTTTGAGATTGAAGTTCCTGAAATTTATGATGGAACTGTTGAAATTAAATCAGTGGCGCGTGAAGCAGGGGACCGCTCTAAGATCTCTGTTCACTCAGACAATCAAGAAGTGGATCCAGTTGGTTCATGTGTTGGACCTCGTGGTACTCGTGTCCAGGCTGTTGTCAATGAGCTTAAGGGTGAAAAAATCGATATCGTGAAATGGTCTGAAGACCCAGTCGTATTTGTTGCCAATGCGTTAAGCCCATCGAAGGTTCTTGATGTAATAGTCAACGAAGAAGAAAAAGCAACTACGGTCATTGTTCCTGATTACCAGCTGTCGCTTGCTATCGGAAAGCGCGGGCAAAATGCGCGTCTTGCTGCTAAATTGACTGGTTGGAAGATTGACATCAAAGCAGAAACTGAGGCAAGGGAGTCCGGGATTTATCCTCGTGACAACGAGCCGCTATTAACTGCAGATGACGATTTTGAAGATGAAGACATCGATTAA